The proteins below come from a single Cylindrospermopsis raciborskii Cr2010 genomic window:
- a CDS encoding sulfate/molybdate ABC transporter ATP-binding protein, with product MGIVVENVSKYFGSFHAVEDVSLEIASGSLVALLGPSGSGKSTLLRLIAGLETPDQGKIFLTGKDATYQSVQERNIGFVFQHYALFKHLTVRQNIAFGLEIRKLAKKKIQGRVEQLLDLVQLSGLGERYPSQLSGGQRQRVALARALAVEPKVLLLDEPFGALDAKVRKDLRAWLRRLHEEVSVTTVFVTHDQEEAMEVANKIVIINQGRLEQMGTPAEIYDHPASAFVMSFIGPVNVLPSSAQIFQGSGFDSPNPEVFLRPQDVIIEKAGNGTNTTAIVHRIIHLGWEVQVELTLDDGQTFTAYLSRERFDELSLEPKERVYVKPKDAKSFPLYYSI from the coding sequence ATGGGTATAGTAGTAGAGAACGTGTCTAAATACTTTGGGAGTTTTCATGCTGTTGAGGATGTGAGCTTAGAAATTGCCAGCGGATCACTAGTAGCTTTACTTGGACCCTCTGGGTCTGGCAAGTCCACATTATTGCGACTAATAGCAGGACTGGAAACACCGGACCAGGGTAAAATCTTTTTAACAGGTAAAGATGCTACTTATCAGAGTGTGCAGGAAAGAAACATTGGCTTTGTCTTTCAGCACTATGCACTATTTAAACATTTAACTGTCAGGCAAAATATAGCATTTGGGTTAGAAATCCGCAAGTTGGCAAAAAAGAAAATTCAGGGTAGGGTAGAGCAATTACTAGATCTAGTTCAATTGAGTGGATTAGGAGAGCGTTATCCCTCCCAACTTTCTGGTGGACAAAGACAAAGAGTAGCTTTAGCAAGAGCATTAGCGGTAGAACCTAAAGTGCTACTGCTAGATGAACCATTTGGAGCCCTGGATGCTAAAGTGCGTAAAGACCTACGTGCTTGGTTGCGTCGTCTCCATGAAGAAGTTAGTGTTACCACTGTTTTTGTCACCCACGACCAAGAAGAAGCTATGGAAGTTGCTAATAAAATTGTGATCATCAATCAGGGTAGACTGGAACAAATGGGAACCCCCGCAGAAATTTATGATCATCCCGCATCCGCTTTTGTTATGAGTTTTATTGGTCCTGTCAACGTTTTGCCCAGCTCTGCTCAAATATTTCAAGGTAGTGGTTTTGACTCACCTAACCCAGAAGTGTTTTTACGTCCCCAAGATGTGATTATAGAAAAAGCTGGTAATGGAACCAATACAACTGCGATAGTTCACCGTATCATTCACCTGGGTTGGGAAGTGCAAGTGGAATTGACTTTAGATGATGGACAAACTTTTACTGCCTATTTAAGTCGTGAACGATTTGATGAATTAAGTTTGGAACCAAAAGAACGAGTATATGTAAAACCCAAGGATGCCAAATCTTTTCCTCTCTATTATTCAATTTGA
- the cobS gene encoding adenosylcobinamide-GDP ribazoletransferase has protein sequence MAILEQVWQFCQRQFLCVIASVLFYTSIPLPHLPGLKFQRVALFAPAIGLLIGAILGLLDMLFDYLGISALTQSVLIVIIWIGITGGLHLDGAMDTADGLAVTDPQRRLEVMTDSATGAFGVMAALAILLMKMAALTDISQNRFFLLMVACGWGRWGQQLAIFQYPYLKSTGKGAFHKQAIRHQMDLLPSWVLLLGFNLLTLAFNQGNFVLVLFTLIIGNIISFIVPAWFNHKLGGHTGDTYGAVVEWTEALFLCCMSSLT, from the coding sequence ATGGCAATTCTTGAGCAAGTTTGGCAATTTTGTCAGCGACAATTTTTATGTGTGATTGCATCTGTTTTGTTTTACACTTCCATCCCACTCCCCCATCTTCCAGGCCTGAAATTCCAAAGGGTAGCCCTTTTTGCTCCTGCTATAGGTTTGCTAATTGGTGCTATTTTGGGTCTTTTGGATATGCTGTTTGATTATTTAGGAATATCAGCATTAACACAAAGTGTTTTGATAGTCATTATTTGGATAGGGATCACAGGAGGTCTACATCTAGATGGTGCTATGGATACTGCTGATGGTTTAGCAGTGACTGATCCCCAAAGAAGATTAGAAGTCATGACCGATAGTGCTACGGGTGCTTTTGGTGTCATGGCAGCTCTGGCTATTTTACTGATGAAAATGGCTGCTTTGACGGATATTTCCCAAAATCGCTTTTTTCTTCTAATGGTTGCTTGTGGTTGGGGAAGATGGGGACAGCAATTGGCTATTTTCCAATATCCCTATCTGAAATCTACTGGTAAGGGAGCATTTCATAAACAGGCCATTCGTCATCAGATGGATTTATTGCCTAGTTGGGTTTTGCTTTTGGGTTTTAACTTGCTCACTTTGGCTTTTAACCAAGGTAACTTTGTTTTGGTTCTATTTACCCTAATTATTGGCAATATTATCTCCTTTATTGTTCCCGCATGGTTTAACCATAAACTGGGTGGACATACCGGTGACACTTATGGTGCAGTGGTTGAATGGACTGAAGCTCTCTTCCTATGCTGTATGAGTAGTTTGACATAG
- the lipA gene encoding lipoyl synthase, translated as MSSAGCSQPKSKIIPLPSWLRPPLGKASEISTVQRIIKQRQIHTICEEGRCPNRGECYSQKTATFLLMGPTCTRACAFCQVDKGHSPMPLDTEEPQKVAEAVQLLDLKYVVLTSVARDDLADAGSGHFVKTMQAIRLVNPETQIEVLTPDFWGGAGVGEIGQKQRIATVVHAKPVCYNHNVETVRSLTGSVRRGAKYDRSLNVLATVKEIDAAVPTKSGLMLGHGETQEEIVETMLDLRAVGCDRITLGQYMRPSWEHLPVQKYWTPAEFAQLGQLATSMGFSHVRSGPLVRSSYHAGE; from the coding sequence ATGAGTAGTGCAGGTTGTAGTCAACCAAAATCAAAAATTATCCCCCTACCCAGTTGGTTACGTCCTCCTCTGGGTAAAGCTAGTGAAATCTCTACCGTACAGCGTATTATTAAACAGCGTCAAATTCATACTATTTGCGAAGAGGGACGCTGTCCTAATCGCGGAGAATGCTACTCTCAAAAAACAGCTACTTTTTTACTCATGGGACCTACCTGCACTAGAGCTTGTGCTTTTTGTCAAGTAGATAAAGGCCATTCACCTATGCCCCTAGATACAGAAGAACCCCAAAAAGTGGCTGAAGCAGTACAATTGTTGGATTTGAAGTATGTTGTACTCACCTCTGTAGCTCGTGATGACCTAGCGGATGCAGGATCAGGACATTTTGTCAAGACTATGCAGGCCATTCGTCTAGTTAATCCAGAAACCCAAATCGAGGTTTTAACACCGGATTTTTGGGGTGGTGCAGGTGTGGGTGAAATAGGTCAAAAGCAAAGAATAGCCACTGTTGTTCACGCTAAACCTGTTTGTTATAATCACAATGTGGAAACAGTACGCAGTTTAACAGGATCCGTGCGTCGGGGCGCTAAATATGACCGTTCTCTAAATGTATTAGCAACGGTTAAAGAAATTGATGCTGCTGTCCCTACTAAGTCGGGTTTAATGTTGGGCCATGGAGAAACCCAAGAGGAAATAGTTGAAACTATGCTAGACCTACGAGCTGTAGGATGTGATAGAATCACCCTGGGTCAGTATATGCGTCCTTCCTGGGAACATTTACCAGTCCAAAAGTATTGGACTCCAGCAGAATTTGCACAATTGGGTCAGTTAGCAACAAGTATGGGGTTTAGCCACGTGCGATCTGGTCCCCTAGTACGTAGTTCCTATCATGCTGGAGAATAA
- a CDS encoding HAD family hydrolase produces MTVNHPTILALDFDGVICDGLLEYFEVAWRTYCQFCPSQEEIIPDDLALRFYRLRPVIETGWEMPILIKAIIDGFSDDQILQDWPKIVLEILKTSHLSSQEVGKKLDGLRDQWISTDLDGWLGLHRFYPGVIERLKVTIDSEVELFIVTTKEGRFVKQLLEQEGVNLPEKAIFGKEVKLPKYEILRKLIPATEHQPARLWFVEDRLKTLQLVQQQSDLDKVGLFLADWGYNTQSEREAGQNDPRIQLLPLSRFVQDFSKWLISSS; encoded by the coding sequence ATGACAGTAAATCATCCTACAATTTTAGCCCTGGACTTTGATGGAGTCATTTGTGACGGACTCCTTGAATACTTTGAGGTGGCGTGGCGCACCTACTGCCAATTTTGTCCATCCCAGGAAGAAATAATACCGGATGATTTAGCTTTGAGATTTTATCGTCTCCGTCCTGTGATTGAAACCGGTTGGGAAATGCCTATTTTGATTAAAGCTATAATTGATGGTTTTTCTGATGATCAGATCCTACAAGACTGGCCAAAAATTGTCCTAGAGATCTTAAAAACATCCCATTTATCATCTCAGGAAGTTGGTAAGAAACTGGATGGTTTGCGTGACCAGTGGATATCCACAGATTTAGACGGGTGGTTGGGATTACATAGATTTTATCCAGGAGTGATAGAACGATTAAAGGTTACCATTGATAGTGAAGTGGAATTATTCATTGTTACCACTAAAGAGGGACGTTTTGTCAAGCAATTGTTAGAACAAGAGGGGGTTAATTTACCAGAAAAGGCAATTTTTGGTAAAGAAGTAAAACTTCCTAAATACGAAATTTTACGAAAATTAATTCCTGCAACAGAACATCAACCAGCAAGATTATGGTTTGTGGAAGATAGATTGAAAACTCTACAACTGGTTCAACAACAATCGGATTTAGACAAGGTGGGGCTTTTTTTAGCAGATTGGGGTTATAATACCCAATCAGAAAGAGAAGCTGGACAAAATGACCCGCGCATTCAGTTGCTCCCACTTTCTCGCTTTGTGCAAGATTTTTCTAAGTGGTTAATATCCAGTTCCTGA
- the tgt gene encoding tRNA guanosine(34) transglycosylase Tgt encodes MSNFSFQLVVNCSQTQARAGVFSTPHGIVETPRFMPVGTLANVKTVTPAQLADTGAQMILSNTYHLHLQPGEKIVAGGGGLHKFMAWDGPMLTDSGGFQVFSLSEMRKITEEGVVFRSPHDGQMIKLTPEKSIEIQNILGADVIMAFDECPPYPATYQEVTAATDRTYRWLERCIKSHQRLDQALFPIVQGGVYLDLRTRAATDLAKLDMPGYAIGGVSVGEPPELMAQIVRTTAPLLPRNKPRYLMGVGTYREMVIAIAAGVDLFDCVIPTRWARHGTAMVQGERWNLKNTKFREDFAPIDETCHCYTCSNFSRAYVSHLVRSQEILAYTLLSIHNITELIRFTQAIRESILQNRFLTDFGHWMNDPEKDLE; translated from the coding sequence ATGTCTAATTTTTCTTTTCAACTGGTGGTTAACTGTAGTCAAACCCAAGCTCGAGCAGGGGTGTTTTCTACCCCCCATGGGATTGTGGAAACTCCCAGATTTATGCCCGTGGGAACATTGGCTAATGTTAAAACTGTTACCCCGGCTCAATTGGCAGATACGGGAGCGCAAATGATTTTATCTAATACCTATCATTTGCACTTGCAACCGGGAGAGAAAATAGTTGCTGGTGGTGGTGGACTGCATAAATTCATGGCCTGGGATGGTCCCATGCTAACTGATTCCGGTGGATTTCAGGTATTTAGTCTCAGTGAAATGCGGAAAATTACTGAGGAAGGAGTAGTATTTCGTTCGCCTCATGATGGACAAATGATCAAGTTAACCCCCGAAAAATCCATAGAAATTCAAAATATTTTGGGGGCGGATGTAATTATGGCATTTGATGAATGTCCCCCCTATCCCGCTACTTATCAGGAAGTCACCGCAGCTACGGATAGAACCTATCGGTGGTTAGAACGTTGTATTAAGTCCCACCAACGTTTAGACCAGGCATTATTTCCTATTGTACAAGGAGGAGTTTATTTAGACCTGCGCACCCGTGCAGCAACAGATTTAGCCAAGTTAGATATGCCAGGATATGCTATTGGTGGTGTGAGTGTAGGTGAACCACCAGAATTAATGGCCCAGATAGTTAGGACTACAGCTCCCCTATTACCCAGGAACAAACCCAGATATTTGATGGGTGTGGGTACCTATCGGGAAATGGTGATTGCCATTGCAGCAGGTGTGGATCTATTTGACTGTGTTATTCCTACTAGATGGGCGCGACATGGCACTGCTATGGTTCAAGGGGAAAGATGGAACCTGAAAAATACCAAGTTTAGAGAGGACTTTGCACCCATAGATGAGACTTGTCACTGCTACACCTGTTCTAATTTCAGTCGTGCTTATGTGTCTCACTTAGTCCGTTCCCAGGAAATTCTGGCATACACTTTACTAAGTATTCATAATATTACCGAATTAATTCGCTTTACTCAAGCAATTCGAGAATCTATTTTACAGAATCGCTTTTTAACGGACTTTGGTCATTGGATGAACGATCCCGAAAAGGATCTGGAATAG
- the chlP gene encoding geranylgeranyl reductase, which yields MTLRVAVVGSGPAGSSAAETLAKAGIETYLFERKLDNAKPCGGAIPLCMVSEFDLPADIIDRRVRNMKMISPSNREVDINLINQEEYIGMCRREVLDGFLRNRAAKLGANLINATVHKLDIPNNNSDPYTIHYVDHNEGGSVGVAKTLKVDLIIGADGANSRIAKEMDAGDYNYAIAFQERIRLPEDKMAYYNNLAEMYVGDDVSTDFYAWIFPKYDHVAVGTGTMHVNKASIKQLQAGIRARAAEKLAGGTIIKVEAHPIPEHPRPRRVVGRIALVGDAAGYVTKSSGEGIYFAAKSGRMCAETIVEISNSGARIPSERELKLYIKRWDKKYGLTYKVLDLLQTVFYRSDATREAFVEMCDDMDVQKLTFDSYLYKTVVPANPITQLKITAKTIGSLLRGNALAP from the coding sequence TTGACATTACGAGTTGCTGTTGTGGGTTCTGGCCCAGCTGGTTCATCTGCTGCTGAAACTTTAGCTAAAGCAGGGATTGAAACTTATTTATTTGAGCGTAAGTTGGATAATGCTAAACCTTGTGGTGGTGCTATCCCCCTTTGTATGGTTAGTGAGTTTGATCTACCAGCGGACATTATTGACCGTCGGGTACGGAATATGAAGATGATCTCCCCCTCTAACCGGGAGGTTGATATCAATCTGATCAACCAAGAAGAATATATAGGAATGTGTCGCAGAGAGGTCCTAGATGGTTTTTTAAGAAACCGGGCCGCTAAATTGGGTGCTAACTTAATTAATGCCACTGTGCATAAATTAGATATACCTAATAATAATTCTGACCCCTATACAATTCATTATGTTGATCACAATGAGGGTGGATCTGTTGGCGTGGCCAAAACTCTCAAGGTGGATTTAATTATTGGTGCAGATGGTGCCAACTCCCGTATTGCCAAAGAAATGGATGCTGGGGACTATAATTATGCGATCGCCTTTCAGGAGAGAATTCGTCTTCCTGAAGATAAAATGGCATACTATAACAACCTAGCGGAGATGTATGTAGGAGATGATGTTTCCACAGATTTTTACGCTTGGATCTTTCCCAAGTATGACCACGTAGCTGTGGGTACTGGAACCATGCATGTGAATAAAGCCAGTATTAAACAGTTACAGGCTGGTATTCGCGCCCGTGCAGCGGAAAAATTGGCTGGAGGTACAATCATTAAGGTAGAAGCCCATCCCATACCGGAACATCCCCGTCCACGTCGGGTAGTAGGTCGAATTGCTTTAGTAGGTGATGCTGCTGGTTACGTCACCAAATCCTCGGGCGAAGGTATTTACTTTGCTGCTAAATCTGGAAGAATGTGTGCGGAGACTATTGTAGAAATATCCAATAGTGGAGCGCGCATTCCTAGTGAAAGGGAATTAAAACTTTATATTAAGCGTTGGGATAAAAAATACGGACTTACCTATAAAGTATTGGACCTGTTACAAACCGTGTTCTACCGCTCAGATGCTACCAGAGAAGCATTTGTAGAAATGTGTGATGACATGGATGTTCAAAAGCTGACTTTTGACAGCTATTTATATAAAACCGTAGTTCCAGCTAATCCAATCACCCAGTTAAAAATTACGGCTAAGACCATTGGCAGTTTATTACGTGGTAATGCACTTGCACCATAG